In one Micromonospora polyrhachis genomic region, the following are encoded:
- a CDS encoding prenyltransferase/squalene oxidase repeat-containing protein, whose translation MSTDNLLAEWAPPTDVDLATAADELVAGMVDEPWGQASPSVYETGRLVALAPWLTRHAGRVRYLVASQHPDGGWGQPDGYGLVPTLSATEALFVTLRRPTGPGPTRAELAAAVERGLRVLVRWLADPALSVPDTPAADLIVPDLVNLLNTHLDELRDTPVVGLDPMWAGVHLGLPARMDPARLTQVRNGLAVGAPIPEKLLHALETAGEAARAARGVTPVPPGTVGASPAATAAWLGGPEVTGPARSYLDFVASQLGGPVPCATPITVFERGWVLSTLARANLPIDPPADLVRSLRAALGPDGAPAGPGLPADADSSSVALYALAQLGQPVAPDCLWSFDTGAHFCTWPGEDGYSITTNAHVLDALGHHLATVPAAPGRYRTTVDRLAGWLCGQQRSDGGWADRWHASPYYATVCCVLALHEHGRGPAVSTAVARAADWVLATQRDDGSWGRWAGTAEETAYAMQVLATAGRSGLSGLGAALARGQAYLLSPADRTDGVPLWQRPNNVPLWHDKDLYLPTAIVRSAVIAALVPVARRPELITPALPT comes from the coding sequence GTGAGCACCGACAACCTGCTCGCCGAATGGGCACCACCGACCGACGTCGACCTCGCGACGGCGGCCGATGAGCTGGTCGCCGGCATGGTCGACGAGCCCTGGGGACAGGCCTCCCCCTCCGTCTACGAGACCGGGCGGCTGGTGGCGTTGGCACCATGGCTGACCAGACACGCGGGACGGGTGCGCTACCTGGTGGCGAGTCAGCATCCGGATGGCGGGTGGGGTCAGCCGGACGGCTATGGGTTGGTGCCGACGCTCAGCGCCACCGAGGCGCTGTTCGTGACGCTACGGCGGCCCACCGGTCCCGGCCCGACCCGCGCGGAACTGGCTGCGGCCGTCGAACGTGGTCTCCGGGTGTTGGTCCGCTGGCTGGCCGATCCGGCGCTGTCGGTACCCGACACACCGGCGGCCGACCTCATCGTGCCGGACCTGGTGAACCTGCTCAACACCCATCTCGACGAACTCCGCGACACTCCCGTCGTCGGTCTGGACCCGATGTGGGCAGGCGTCCACCTCGGCCTGCCGGCACGGATGGACCCCGCCCGGCTGACCCAAGTCCGAAACGGGCTCGCCGTGGGGGCTCCGATCCCTGAGAAGCTGCTGCATGCCCTGGAGACCGCCGGCGAGGCGGCCCGGGCGGCGCGGGGGGTCACACCGGTACCGCCGGGTACCGTCGGCGCTTCGCCGGCGGCCACCGCCGCCTGGCTCGGTGGGCCGGAGGTGACCGGACCGGCAAGGTCCTATCTGGATTTCGTGGCCAGCCAGCTGGGCGGCCCGGTGCCCTGCGCCACTCCGATCACCGTCTTCGAACGGGGCTGGGTACTCAGCACGTTGGCCCGAGCCAACCTGCCAATCGATCCGCCGGCGGATCTCGTACGGAGCCTGCGTGCCGCACTCGGCCCGGACGGGGCACCGGCCGGTCCCGGCCTTCCGGCTGACGCGGACAGCAGCTCGGTCGCCCTGTACGCCCTCGCGCAACTGGGTCAGCCGGTCGCTCCCGACTGTCTCTGGTCGTTCGACACCGGGGCGCACTTCTGCACCTGGCCGGGTGAGGACGGCTATTCCATCACCACCAACGCACACGTCCTGGACGCGCTGGGACATCACCTGGCCACTGTCCCGGCGGCACCGGGGCGCTACCGGACAACGGTGGACCGACTAGCCGGCTGGCTGTGTGGGCAACAGCGATCCGACGGCGGCTGGGCCGACCGCTGGCACGCCTCGCCCTACTACGCGACTGTCTGCTGCGTGCTCGCACTGCACGAGCACGGACGGGGACCGGCGGTGTCGACGGCCGTGGCCCGCGCCGCAGACTGGGTACTGGCGACGCAACGCGACGACGGCTCGTGGGGACGGTGGGCCGGCACCGCCGAGGAGACCGCGTACGCGATGCAGGTGCTGGCGACGGCCGGGCGGTCGGGGCTGTCCGGACTCGGTGCCGCGCTGGCCCGAGGACAGGCGTACCTGCTGTCCCCCGCCGACCGGACCGACGGCGTTCCACTGTGGCAGCGGCCCAACAACGTTCCACTGTGGCATGACAAAGATCTCTATCTGCCGACCGCGATCGTGCGTTCGGCCGTCATCGCGGCACTGGTACCGGTAGCGCGCCGACCTGAGCTGATCACTCCCGCACTGCCCACCTAA
- a CDS encoding DUF742 domain-containing protein — MSVPEKSTADQWIDDHAGPVVRPYAMTRGRTKPASGSFDLISLVVATRSTPTHEVGLGPEHLAIVGLCQRAMSVAEVAAHLNLPLGTVRVFLGDLLERHLVQVRNPRPTATLPDDSVFEAVINGLRAL, encoded by the coding sequence ATGAGCGTCCCTGAGAAATCCACCGCAGACCAGTGGATCGACGATCATGCCGGTCCGGTCGTGCGTCCGTACGCGATGACCCGTGGCCGGACCAAGCCGGCCAGCGGAAGTTTCGACCTGATCTCATTGGTGGTGGCCACCCGGTCGACGCCGACGCACGAGGTCGGCCTGGGGCCGGAGCATCTCGCCATTGTCGGCCTCTGTCAGCGGGCGATGTCCGTCGCCGAGGTCGCGGCACACCTGAACCTGCCGTTGGGCACCGTCCGGGTCTTCCTCGGTGACCTGCTCGAACGGCACCTCGTCCAGGTACGCAACCCCCGGCCGACGGCCACACTTCCCGACGACAGCGTATTCGAGGCAGTAATCAATGGACTACGAGCACTCTGA
- a CDS encoding sensor histidine kinase: MSSRSTNLRTKVVALLVSLAALWAFAAWVTLRDGLNLLWVQTLDSKVFDPNDRLLLALQQERRLSVAYLGRPSEQQRAPLAAERQKSEELAAAFRRSIESQQVELAASTELKQRLDELTRGLDGLARTRAAINTQDIDRASASDAYTRVIDSIFRVFDSMAKLDDHEIAKDTTALIELNRARELVSQEDALVTGIIAAGRITAAEHAQFAQLVGAQRFIANETALELPAVERERYDQLVDSQTFLQLRTMEDRIIQSIRPGSRVSIDIAQWRAGVEPSLADMREIVVTGGEHIVDRAMPIAIWVVLRVVLAAGLGLIAVIASIVVSVTTARALVAQLQRLRDAAHRLADERLPNVVDRLGRGENVDVATEAPPLAFGTDEIGQVSQAFNAVQETAIRTAVQQAELRRSVRDVFLSLARRTQALVHRQLTLLDAMERRETDAEELDDLFRVDHLATRMRRNAENLIVLSGATPGRAWRRNVPMIDVVRGAVAEVEDYTRVSVLPLGSIGLAGRAVGDVIHLLAELIENALSFSPPHTMVEVRGQMVANGYAIEIEDRGLGMSEEDLAAANEQIVSRQEFNLANAARLGLFVVSRLTERHGIHALLKESSYGGTTAVVLIPSNLVTGDPDSIDATDPALPSGTADTTARSSSAATSTNTTDERPTVRTPGASLVVNPSGPALPTRTRTTATGAPAADAAAAQTKTTGSATQTPSGLPLRVRQASLATPLRQQSETAPEEAVPGVEPPRPPDQIRQMMSSYQSGTRRGRSEAAQLLDKDDDVPAVPDTGDAPAAGDGPVT, translated from the coding sequence ATGAGTTCTCGCAGTACGAATCTCCGTACCAAGGTCGTCGCCCTGTTGGTCTCGTTGGCCGCGCTGTGGGCCTTCGCAGCCTGGGTGACCCTACGCGATGGCCTCAACCTCCTCTGGGTCCAGACCCTGGACAGCAAGGTGTTCGACCCGAACGACCGGCTGTTGCTCGCCCTACAGCAGGAGCGCCGGCTCTCGGTCGCCTATCTCGGGCGGCCCAGCGAGCAGCAGCGGGCCCCGCTGGCCGCGGAGCGCCAGAAATCCGAGGAACTGGCGGCGGCGTTCCGCCGGTCGATCGAGAGCCAACAGGTCGAGCTCGCGGCGAGCACCGAACTCAAGCAACGCCTTGACGAGCTGACCCGCGGGCTGGACGGGCTGGCGCGAACCCGGGCGGCGATCAACACCCAGGACATCGACCGGGCATCCGCATCGGACGCCTACACCCGGGTCATCGACTCGATCTTCCGCGTCTTCGACTCCATGGCAAAGCTCGACGACCATGAGATCGCCAAGGACACGACCGCGCTCATCGAGCTGAATCGCGCACGAGAGCTGGTCTCCCAGGAGGACGCACTCGTCACCGGCATCATCGCGGCTGGGCGGATCACGGCCGCGGAGCACGCACAGTTCGCGCAGCTCGTCGGTGCGCAACGCTTCATCGCCAACGAAACCGCCCTGGAGCTGCCTGCCGTCGAGCGCGAGCGCTACGACCAGTTGGTCGACAGCCAGACATTCCTCCAGCTCCGGACCATGGAGGACCGGATCATCCAGTCGATCCGCCCCGGCTCCCGGGTCTCGATCGACATCGCGCAGTGGCGCGCAGGGGTGGAACCATCGCTGGCCGACATGCGCGAGATCGTCGTGACCGGTGGTGAACACATCGTCGATCGGGCCATGCCGATCGCGATCTGGGTGGTACTCCGGGTGGTACTCGCGGCCGGACTGGGACTGATCGCGGTCATCGCCTCGATCGTCGTCTCGGTGACCACGGCGCGCGCCCTGGTGGCCCAGTTGCAGCGGCTGCGCGACGCGGCCCACCGACTCGCCGACGAGCGGCTGCCCAACGTGGTCGACCGCCTGGGTCGGGGCGAGAACGTCGATGTGGCAACCGAGGCACCGCCCCTGGCCTTCGGCACGGACGAGATCGGCCAGGTGAGCCAGGCGTTCAACGCGGTCCAGGAGACCGCGATCCGTACCGCCGTCCAACAGGCCGAGCTGCGTCGCAGCGTTCGCGACGTCTTCCTCAGCCTCGCCCGGCGCACCCAGGCGCTCGTCCACCGACAGCTCACCCTGCTCGACGCGATGGAACGCCGGGAGACCGACGCCGAGGAGCTGGATGACCTGTTCCGGGTCGATCACCTGGCCACCCGGATGCGTCGCAACGCGGAGAACCTGATCGTGTTGTCCGGGGCCACGCCCGGCCGGGCGTGGCGGCGCAACGTGCCCATGATCGACGTGGTTCGCGGTGCGGTAGCCGAGGTGGAGGACTACACCCGCGTCTCAGTGCTGCCGCTCGGCTCGATCGGGTTAGCCGGTCGCGCCGTCGGTGACGTCATCCACCTGCTGGCCGAACTGATCGAGAACGCGTTGTCCTTCTCCCCACCGCACACGATGGTCGAGGTCCGGGGCCAGATGGTGGCCAACGGGTACGCGATCGAGATCGAGGACCGTGGCCTCGGGATGAGCGAGGAGGACCTCGCCGCCGCCAACGAGCAGATCGTCAGTCGCCAGGAGTTCAACCTGGCCAACGCCGCCCGGCTCGGACTGTTCGTGGTGAGTCGGCTGACCGAGCGACACGGGATCCACGCGCTGCTGAAGGAATCGTCGTACGGTGGGACTACCGCCGTGGTGCTCATTCCGTCGAATCTGGTCACCGGGGATCCGGACAGCATCGACGCCACCGACCCGGCCCTACCGTCAGGAACCGCGGACACCACCGCCCGCTCCAGCAGCGCTGCCACCAGCACCAACACCACCGACGAGCGGCCCACGGTACGGACCCCCGGTGCGAGCCTGGTGGTGAACCCATCGGGCCCGGCGCTGCCCACCCGGACCCGCACCACGGCGACCGGCGCGCCTGCGGCGGACGCTGCGGCAGCCCAGACAAAGACCACCGGGTCGGCTACGCAGACACCGTCCGGACTGCCGCTGCGGGTACGCCAGGCCAGTCTCGCCACCCCGCTGCGCCAACAATCCGAAACGGCACCGGAGGAAGCGGTGCCGGGTGTCGAGCCGCCCCGCCCGCCCGACCAGATCCGTCAGATGATGAGTTCCTATCAGTCGGGCACCCGTCGGGGTCGGTCGGAAGCGGCCCAACTACTCGACAAGGACGACGACGTCCCGGCAGTTCCGGATACGGGGGACGCTCCCGCTGCCGGGGACGGACCGGTCACCTGA
- a CDS encoding terpene synthase family protein, producing the protein MSGDLPPVDERDALAVAAEQGQICALAATGQRDLQKCVDRHPELFSGNPFDSTLFGTVALAMAFSAPWCTPGQLRVATRAVLWGFAADWQIDYLAKSVDEVDDLVADCLSVADGATDVVHPLGRFLAEIRDELTAAPAFGRLRPVWREELRRMLAGMARERRWRATNPADGPTESLPSFAEYLANADNLGASFVNVSHWVMTGTPAAVRHIAELIGASAEAQRALRLINDVATYERDVSWGDLNALMLVVDRAEVTNEISRHVDRCRTLLSPLTDECPREAAFLTRQLGFASGFYQVTDFWGSL; encoded by the coding sequence ATGAGTGGCGACCTACCGCCGGTCGACGAACGGGACGCGTTGGCTGTCGCAGCCGAGCAGGGACAGATCTGCGCCCTGGCCGCCACCGGGCAGCGCGACCTCCAGAAGTGCGTCGACCGGCATCCGGAGCTGTTCTCGGGCAACCCGTTCGACTCGACCCTGTTCGGCACGGTGGCGCTGGCCATGGCCTTCAGCGCTCCCTGGTGCACCCCCGGGCAGCTCCGGGTGGCCACCCGCGCCGTGCTGTGGGGGTTCGCCGCCGACTGGCAGATCGACTATCTGGCGAAGTCCGTCGACGAGGTCGACGACCTCGTGGCGGACTGCCTGTCGGTCGCGGACGGGGCGACCGACGTCGTCCATCCGCTCGGCCGGTTCCTGGCCGAGATCCGGGACGAACTGACTGCCGCGCCAGCCTTCGGAAGGCTCCGTCCCGTCTGGCGTGAGGAGTTGCGGCGGATGCTGGCGGGGATGGCCCGCGAGCGGCGGTGGCGAGCAACGAACCCAGCCGATGGTCCAACGGAATCATTGCCCAGCTTCGCCGAGTACCTGGCCAACGCCGACAACCTCGGTGCCTCGTTCGTCAACGTCTCGCACTGGGTCATGACCGGAACACCAGCGGCCGTCCGCCACATCGCCGAACTGATCGGGGCGAGTGCCGAGGCGCAGCGGGCGCTCCGCCTGATCAACGACGTGGCCACGTACGAACGGGATGTCAGCTGGGGCGACCTCAATGCCCTGATGCTGGTCGTCGACCGGGCCGAGGTGACCAACGAGATCAGTCGACACGTCGACCGGTGTCGGACGCTGCTCTCTCCGCTCACCGACGAGTGCCCACGCGAGGCCGCCTTCCTGACCCGGCAGCTTGGCTTCGCCAGCGGTTTCTACCAGGTGACGGACTTCTGGGGCAGCCTGTGA
- a CDS encoding GTP-binding protein gives MDYEHSDGRAGAPGVPTAIKILIAGGFGVGKTTMVTALSETQPLRTEELLSEQGVGIDDLSGVESKSTTTVAMDFGRISIGDDLVLYLFGTPGQDRFWFVWDELALGALGAVVLADTRRLADCFPSIDYFEQHGTPFIVAVNCFDGAREYGLDEVRLALNLEPEVPVLLCDARERQSSKDVLITLLEHAMKVRAQVHQSGQVAGTH, from the coding sequence ATGGACTACGAGCACTCTGACGGGCGGGCCGGCGCTCCCGGCGTCCCCACCGCCATCAAGATCCTCATCGCCGGCGGCTTCGGTGTCGGCAAGACCACGATGGTCACCGCGCTCAGTGAGACCCAGCCCCTACGTACCGAGGAACTCCTCTCCGAGCAGGGAGTCGGTATCGACGACCTGTCCGGTGTGGAGAGTAAGAGCACCACCACGGTCGCCATGGACTTCGGCCGGATCAGCATCGGCGACGACCTGGTGCTCTATCTGTTCGGCACACCGGGACAGGACCGGTTCTGGTTCGTCTGGGACGAGTTGGCGCTTGGCGCACTGGGTGCGGTGGTCCTCGCCGACACCCGCCGGCTCGCCGACTGTTTCCCGTCGATCGACTACTTCGAACAGCATGGGACCCCGTTCATCGTCGCGGTCAACTGCTTCGACGGGGCTCGCGAGTACGGGCTCGACGAGGTCCGGCTCGCCCTCAACCTGGAACCGGAGGTGCCTGTGCTGCTCTGCGACGCCCGGGAGCGCCAGTCCAGCAAGGACGTCCTGATCACCCTCCTTGAGCACGCGATGAAGGTCCGGGCGCAGGTGCACCAGTCCGGGCAGGTGGCCGGCACCCACTAG
- a CDS encoding roadblock/LC7 domain-containing protein has protein sequence MVLKTAASDLTWLLDDLVGRVKQAENAIVLSVDGLLVASSQAMTRDDAEHLAAMAAGIQSLARGAGKRFGGGPVQQTIIEMKSSFLFVTAAGHGACLAVLANEDADVGLIAYEMAMLVTRAGKFLGSPARTADQPADEK, from the coding sequence GTGGTGCTGAAGACAGCTGCGAGCGACCTGACCTGGCTACTGGACGACCTGGTTGGCCGGGTCAAGCAGGCCGAGAACGCCATCGTCCTGTCGGTGGACGGGCTTCTCGTGGCCTCCTCGCAGGCAATGACACGCGACGACGCCGAGCACCTGGCCGCGATGGCGGCGGGCATCCAGAGCCTGGCCCGAGGTGCCGGTAAGCGGTTCGGTGGCGGTCCGGTGCAGCAGACCATCATCGAGATGAAGTCCTCGTTCCTGTTCGTCACCGCCGCCGGACACGGCGCCTGCCTGGCTGTGCTGGCCAACGAGGACGCCGATGTGGGGCTCATCGCCTACGAAATGGCCATGCTGGTCACCCGGGCCGGCAAGTTCCTCGGGTCGCCGGCCCGAACCGCCGACCAGCCGGCCGACGAGAAGTAA